A section of the Acidobacterium capsulatum ATCC 51196 genome encodes:
- the metK gene encoding methionine adenosyltransferase: MEDAVLPANERFLFTSESVTEGHPDKIADQISDAILDACLEQDPYSRVACETLTATGLVVIAGEITTKAYVDFQALVRGVVASIGYDNALYGFDSNTCAVISTINKQSGDIAMGVDTGGAGDQGMMFGYASNESEELMPTPISLAHKLTRKLTEVRKNGRLAYLRPDGKSQVTVEYDADHKPRRIDAVVISTQHAESVSTEDLRADILKHVIQATLPAELLDENTKYHINPTGRFVIGGPMGDTGLTGRKIIVDTYGGMGRHGGGAFSGKDPTKVDRSAAYMARYIAKNIVAAGLAERCEVQLAYAIGVAEPVSVLVDTFGTGTVSDDELVKLVRANFQLTPKGIIESLKLRRPIYQKTAAYGHFGRVESDFGWEQTDKAATLREQAGAKEAVAAK; the protein is encoded by the coding sequence ATGGAGGACGCAGTTTTGCCCGCAAACGAAAGATTTCTGTTTACCTCGGAATCGGTGACCGAGGGTCATCCCGACAAAATCGCCGACCAGATCTCCGACGCGATTCTCGACGCCTGCCTTGAGCAGGACCCCTACAGCCGTGTGGCCTGCGAGACGCTGACCGCGACCGGTCTGGTGGTCATCGCCGGTGAAATCACCACCAAGGCCTACGTGGACTTTCAGGCGCTGGTGCGCGGCGTGGTGGCCTCCATTGGCTATGACAACGCTCTTTACGGCTTTGACTCCAACACCTGCGCCGTCATCTCCACCATCAACAAGCAGTCCGGCGACATCGCCATGGGTGTGGATACGGGCGGAGCCGGCGACCAGGGAATGATGTTCGGCTATGCCTCCAACGAGTCGGAAGAGCTGATGCCCACGCCCATCTCGCTGGCCCACAAGCTGACCCGCAAGCTCACTGAGGTGCGCAAAAACGGCCGCCTCGCCTATCTGCGCCCCGACGGCAAGAGCCAGGTCACCGTGGAGTACGACGCCGACCACAAGCCCCGCCGCATTGACGCCGTGGTCATCTCGACGCAGCATGCCGAGTCGGTCTCGACCGAGGACCTGCGCGCTGACATTCTCAAGCACGTCATTCAGGCCACCCTGCCCGCCGAGCTGCTCGACGAGAACACCAAGTACCACATCAACCCGACCGGCCGCTTCGTCATCGGCGGACCCATGGGCGACACCGGCCTCACCGGCCGCAAGATCATCGTGGATACCTACGGTGGCATGGGCCGTCACGGCGGCGGCGCCTTCTCGGGCAAGGACCCGACAAAGGTGGACCGCTCGGCCGCGTACATGGCCCGCTACATTGCCAAGAACATCGTGGCCGCCGGCCTGGCCGAGCGCTGCGAAGTGCAGCTCGCCTACGCCATCGGCGTGGCCGAGCCGGTCAGCGTGCTCGTCGATACCTTCGGCACCGGCACCGTCAGTGACGATGAACTCGTGAAGCTCGTCCGCGCCAACTTCCAGTTGACGCCCAAGGGCATCATCGAGAGCCTCAAGCTGCGCCGCCCCATCTACCAGAAGACCGCCGCATACGGCCACTTTGGCCGCGTAGAGAGCGACTTCGGCTGGGAGCAGACCGACAAGGCCGCCACCCTGCGCGAGCAGGCCGGCGCCAAGGAAGCAGTCGCTGCCAAGTAA
- a CDS encoding regulatory protein RecX, which translates to MAFSRPSRNKEPLDENALYDYALQSLGRRMRTVAELRRLMRNRVEAGEAGEAKMQAVIARLKEYRYLDDSAYAADYARLRQENARLGKRRVRQDLQVKGVNAEIITQTLDAAYENVDEEALARRHLERKGIRQPTNDKESARVMRMLVRAGFSTGTIYKVLRHWNASEDALAALGEDEAEEPGEF; encoded by the coding sequence ATGGCTTTTTCGCGCCCCTCCCGCAACAAAGAACCGCTCGACGAGAATGCGCTCTATGATTACGCCCTGCAGTCGCTGGGCCGCCGCATGCGCACCGTTGCCGAGCTGCGCAGGCTGATGCGCAACCGCGTCGAGGCCGGCGAAGCGGGCGAAGCCAAGATGCAGGCCGTGATCGCACGGCTCAAGGAGTACCGCTACCTGGACGACTCCGCCTATGCCGCCGACTACGCGCGGCTGCGGCAGGAGAACGCGCGCCTCGGCAAGCGCCGCGTGCGGCAGGACCTGCAGGTGAAAGGCGTGAACGCCGAGATCATCACGCAGACGCTCGACGCCGCCTACGAAAATGTGGACGAGGAAGCGCTGGCCCGCCGCCATCTCGAACGCAAGGGCATTCGCCAGCCTACGAATGACAAGGAATCGGCGCGGGTGATGCGCATGCTGGTGCGCGCCGGCTTCTCGACCGGAACCATCTACAAGGTGCTGCGCCACTGGAACGCGAGCGAAGACGCGCTGGCCGCGCTGGGAGAAGACGAAGCGGAAGAGCCGGGCGAATTCTGA
- a CDS encoding sensor histidine kinase, with the protein MASRDGVFSISPRRERGYTSAIPSMMDTYRIPVLALLCVLAAVFGMLYLRVRTIRSFLWLLGWTAAALQLVFLQASPHAYGLFPALAESCIQVAALMFLGSLSPLKLKHHDVHYVTLFALPLIFYSFLALFTPHPDMLMRAVMLLSDLAAVGVAVAWSLRENLLPPWFTTTFALVVGGLCIYAGFHGDDQVVLNAALAGNTFITALLVITDYNRRSPGVLFTVAGLVLWCLPAFTGPHPFSGTHSFAAIWLLRVFNMAKVVAAIGMIVLVLEDELAAHDEAKQNERRAHMELEEYARLDFLPSAAQEIAASFEPVCRAIAQYSRFARAALLLRAPDGSFAVAAYAGLEAATLSMLHTLSGNLDEDGLRQLGASSGVRFDLGRTTQADLAPLLPGTASSNEMTRPHLLRMRTREGALDGLLLLWGLKNPARALATEDILPIELLLSRLASARDHHLLARQVARTERLASLGQLAAGVAHELNNPLTVLMGYSEIMTEEPEPRVQKYAGMMLTEARRMKQIIESLVRFWRPSAEQTEEIQVEQLLRDLARLHRAELAAKGIELILEVQPGLPPVLGSYEQLQQVMMQLIQNAVSSLDRESGLPWRSAEPPQSRQIRIEARPTDGGVQMLISDNGPGFTDPTRVFDPFFTTKAVGEGVATGMGLSLCYTIVREHSGEITAWNREPHGACVRIELPSAAARALLDFVPPAPAGRHIRAAERQSR; encoded by the coding sequence GTGGCAAGCCGGGACGGCGTGTTCTCCATTTCGCCCAGGCGCGAGCGCGGATACACTAGCGCCATACCTTCGATGATGGATACCTACCGCATCCCGGTGCTGGCCCTGCTCTGCGTGCTCGCGGCGGTCTTTGGCATGCTTTATCTGCGGGTGCGCACGATCCGGTCGTTTCTCTGGTTGCTGGGCTGGACGGCCGCCGCGCTGCAGCTCGTGTTCCTGCAGGCCTCGCCCCATGCCTATGGGCTTTTTCCGGCCCTTGCCGAGTCCTGCATACAGGTCGCGGCGCTGATGTTTCTGGGCTCGCTTTCCCCCCTCAAGCTCAAGCATCATGACGTGCATTACGTCACCTTGTTTGCCCTCCCGCTCATCTTCTACTCATTTCTGGCGCTGTTCACGCCTCATCCAGACATGCTGATGCGAGCCGTCATGCTGCTCAGCGATCTGGCCGCCGTTGGCGTGGCTGTGGCCTGGAGCCTGCGCGAAAATCTTCTGCCGCCCTGGTTCACCACGACCTTTGCCCTGGTCGTCGGCGGACTCTGCATCTATGCCGGGTTTCACGGCGACGATCAGGTGGTGCTCAACGCCGCGCTGGCCGGCAACACATTCATCACCGCGCTGCTGGTGATTACCGATTACAACCGCCGGAGCCCCGGCGTCCTCTTCACCGTGGCGGGGCTTGTGCTGTGGTGCCTGCCCGCGTTCACCGGGCCGCATCCTTTCTCAGGCACGCACTCCTTTGCGGCCATCTGGCTGCTGCGCGTCTTCAATATGGCGAAAGTGGTGGCCGCCATCGGCATGATCGTGCTGGTGCTCGAGGATGAGTTGGCGGCGCATGATGAGGCCAAGCAGAATGAGCGCCGCGCCCATATGGAGCTGGAAGAGTATGCGCGGCTCGACTTTTTGCCTTCGGCCGCACAGGAGATCGCCGCGTCGTTTGAGCCGGTCTGCCGCGCCATTGCCCAGTACAGCCGTTTTGCGCGGGCCGCGTTGCTGCTGCGCGCCCCCGATGGCAGCTTTGCGGTAGCGGCCTATGCCGGGCTGGAGGCCGCAACCCTCAGCATGCTGCACACCCTCTCCGGCAACCTTGATGAGGATGGCCTGCGCCAGCTCGGGGCGTCCTCTGGCGTGCGCTTTGACCTCGGCCGCACGACGCAGGCCGACCTGGCTCCGCTACTGCCCGGCACCGCTTCAAGCAATGAAATGACGCGCCCGCATCTGCTGCGAATGAGAACCCGCGAAGGCGCTCTGGATGGACTGCTGTTGCTGTGGGGACTCAAAAATCCTGCCCGCGCCCTGGCGACCGAAGATATTCTGCCGATCGAGCTGCTGCTGAGCCGCCTGGCCTCGGCACGCGACCATCACCTGCTGGCGCGCCAGGTGGCACGCACCGAACGTCTCGCCAGCCTGGGCCAGTTGGCCGCCGGCGTGGCGCATGAGTTGAACAATCCGCTCACCGTGCTCATGGGCTACTCCGAAATCATGACCGAAGAGCCGGAACCGCGCGTGCAGAAATATGCAGGCATGATGCTTACCGAAGCACGCCGCATGAAGCAGATCATCGAGAGCCTGGTGCGCTTCTGGCGGCCCTCGGCAGAGCAGACGGAAGAGATTCAAGTGGAGCAACTGCTGCGCGACCTGGCGCGGCTGCACCGCGCGGAGCTCGCGGCCAAAGGCATTGAACTCATTCTTGAGGTGCAGCCCGGCCTGCCCCCGGTTCTCGGCAGCTATGAGCAGTTGCAGCAGGTGATGATGCAACTCATTCAGAATGCCGTTTCTTCGCTCGACCGCGAATCCGGCCTGCCGTGGAGGAGCGCGGAACCGCCACAATCCCGCCAGATCCGAATCGAAGCGCGGCCCACGGACGGCGGCGTGCAGATGCTCATCAGCGATAATGGCCCCGGCTTTACTGATCCGACTCGGGTCTTCGATCCCTTCTTCACCACCAAGGCCGTGGGCGAAGGCGTGGCGACCGGCATGGGCCTGAGCCTCTGCTACACGATTGTGCGCGAGCACTCCGGCGAAATCACGGCATGGAATCGCGAGCCGCATGGCGCGTGCGTTCGCATTGAGCTGCCGTCGGCGGCGGCGCGCGCTCTTCTCGACTTTGTGCCGCCTGCCCCGGCTGGCCGGCACATCCGGGCGGCGGAGCGGCAGAGCCGCTAG
- a CDS encoding acyl carrier protein: MAAGVEEKVKQIIVEQLQVDEAEVTPSASFQEDLGADSLDVVELVMQFEEAFDLEIPDEDAEKIKTVKDAIEYIEKNGKGGK, translated from the coding sequence ATGGCAGCAGGTGTTGAGGAGAAGGTTAAGCAGATTATCGTGGAGCAGCTTCAGGTCGATGAGGCCGAGGTGACCCCCAGCGCGTCGTTCCAGGAAGATCTGGGCGCGGATTCGCTCGACGTCGTCGAGCTGGTGATGCAGTTCGAAGAGGCCTTTGACCTTGAGATTCCCGACGAAGACGCCGAGAAGATCAAGACCGTCAAGGACGCGATCGAGTACATCGAAAAGAACGGGAAAGGCGGCAAGTAG
- the fabF gene encoding beta-ketoacyl-ACP synthase II: MQRKRVVVTGLGLICGVGNTAPEVWKNLVAGKSGMAPITGFDATGYPVTFAAEVKGFDALSFIDKKEARKMARFIHLAIAACDEAVASAGLKIEPSNAERIGVFIGSGIGGFEIIEREHTNLMNGGPRKISPFFIPGAIINMAAGQVSIRLGAKGPISATATACSTSANSIGDAYRVVERGDADIMIAGGSEAAVTPMSVGGFAALRALSTRNDEPTRASRPFDKDRDGFVVGEGAGILILEELEHAKARGANILAEICGYGMSADAYHMTGIAPEGEGAQRSMRAALKDAGMQPSEIDYVNAHATSTPLGDGNESRALELVFGEHALSHKLKVSSTKSMTGHLLGGAGGLEAGITVQALLHQMMPPTINLDNVDEGCRLDYLANRAQSGKIDAALSNSFGFGGINASLVFKRWH, encoded by the coding sequence TTGCAGCGTAAGCGTGTCGTGGTAACCGGGCTCGGTCTGATTTGCGGAGTAGGCAACACCGCGCCTGAAGTCTGGAAAAATCTGGTGGCCGGCAAGAGCGGGATGGCGCCCATCACCGGCTTTGACGCCACCGGCTATCCGGTCACCTTTGCCGCTGAGGTGAAGGGCTTCGACGCGCTCAGCTTCATTGACAAGAAAGAAGCGCGCAAGATGGCGCGCTTCATTCACCTCGCCATCGCCGCCTGCGATGAGGCCGTGGCCTCGGCCGGGCTGAAGATCGAGCCGTCGAATGCGGAGCGCATCGGCGTCTTCATCGGGTCGGGCATTGGCGGGTTTGAGATCATCGAGCGCGAGCACACCAACCTGATGAACGGCGGGCCGCGCAAGATCTCTCCCTTCTTCATTCCGGGCGCCATCATTAACATGGCGGCCGGGCAGGTGAGCATTCGCCTCGGCGCCAAGGGGCCCATTTCGGCCACGGCGACGGCCTGCTCCACCAGCGCCAACTCCATCGGCGATGCCTATCGCGTGGTGGAGCGCGGCGATGCCGACATCATGATCGCCGGCGGCTCCGAGGCCGCGGTCACCCCGATGTCCGTTGGCGGATTTGCGGCATTGCGCGCGCTTTCCACCCGCAATGACGAGCCGACCCGGGCCAGCCGCCCCTTTGACAAGGATCGCGACGGCTTCGTGGTGGGCGAGGGCGCGGGCATCCTGATTCTCGAAGAGCTGGAGCACGCCAAGGCGCGCGGAGCCAACATCCTGGCCGAGATTTGCGGCTACGGCATGAGCGCCGATGCCTACCACATGACCGGCATCGCGCCGGAGGGTGAGGGCGCACAGCGCAGCATGCGGGCCGCGCTCAAGGATGCAGGCATGCAGCCCTCCGAGATCGACTATGTGAACGCGCATGCCACCTCGACGCCGCTGGGCGATGGCAATGAATCGCGCGCGCTCGAGCTGGTGTTTGGCGAGCATGCGCTGAGCCACAAGCTGAAGGTCAGCTCCACCAAGTCGATGACCGGCCACCTTCTGGGCGGCGCGGGCGGCCTGGAAGCCGGCATCACGGTGCAGGCGCTGCTCCACCAGATGATGCCGCCCACCATCAACCTCGATAATGTGGACGAAGGTTGCCGCCTGGACTACCTCGCCAACCGCGCGCAGAGCGGCAAGATCGATGCGGCACTGTCGAACTCCTTCGGCTTTGGCGGCATCAACGCCTCGCTGGTCTTCAAGCGCTGGCACTAG
- a CDS encoding YIP1 family protein — protein sequence MSDATMVPNAESPAGLSQIERVIDTFTAPGKTFEDIRRSASWWLPWLLAVIVGLGFSFSVQSRVGWAQVYDNILHQSPKQMQRFDQMKPEQEAAAKNIAVKSTQISAYAFPVLGLLIAAIVAGVLMATINFGFGGKATFGQMFAVYYYAGLPLLLKYILAIITLYAGLDPTAFNMKNPVGTNLGYYLGTGTPAWLTSLASSLDIFSLWTAILLVIGCAAVGRVKKSSAAVAIFGWWFILIALSAGSAAIF from the coding sequence ATGTCCGATGCAACTATGGTTCCGAACGCTGAATCCCCCGCCGGACTCAGCCAGATCGAGCGCGTCATCGATACCTTTACCGCGCCCGGCAAGACCTTTGAGGATATTCGCCGCAGCGCAAGCTGGTGGCTGCCCTGGCTGCTGGCCGTGATTGTGGGCCTCGGCTTCAGCTTTTCGGTGCAGTCGAGGGTGGGCTGGGCGCAGGTCTACGACAACATCCTGCACCAGAGCCCCAAGCAGATGCAGCGCTTTGACCAGATGAAGCCCGAGCAGGAGGCGGCGGCCAAGAACATTGCGGTTAAATCCACGCAAATCAGCGCCTACGCTTTCCCAGTACTGGGCCTGCTCATCGCGGCCATCGTGGCCGGCGTGCTGATGGCCACCATCAACTTCGGCTTTGGCGGCAAGGCCACCTTCGGCCAGATGTTCGCGGTCTACTACTACGCGGGCCTGCCCCTGCTGCTCAAATACATCCTGGCCATCATCACACTCTATGCCGGGCTCGATCCCACGGCCTTCAATATGAAGAATCCCGTCGGCACCAATCTCGGCTATTATCTCGGCACAGGCACGCCGGCCTGGCTCACCTCGCTCGCCTCCTCGCTCGATATCTTCAGCCTCTGGACCGCCATCCTGCTGGTCATCGGCTGCGCCGCCGTGGGCCGCGTCAAGAAAAGCTCGGCCGCCGTGGCCATCTTCGGCTGGTGGTTCATTCTCATTGCCCTCAGTGCCGGTTCCGCGGCCATCTTCTAG
- a CDS encoding polysaccharide deacetylase family protein produces the protein MFRTPLLSLAAVFGLGLSSALAAGLPATSAQATAPSAATTPHAAAAAHVAGPLAMPTFKPLRKHPVVALSFDDLPAAGGLRPGESRVSILTALSHELRAAHMKGVYGYVNAVDLPGDPDCQHALEIWMRAGMRLGSHTWSHPALDDVTASAYEANIAKNEPYVQQYADANGKKTDWHWFRYPYLEEGNTAEKHEDVRRWLRAHGYRVAEVTLNFNDDDWGDAYLRCKEKGDTAGIDWLEKSYLASAAAYIPVERQREQIAFGHEIPNVLLLHGTEFTTLMLPRLITLLRSEGFRFSTVPKVERNRAYRTDPVVGIPGGANFTNEVLAMRGIKVPYPKALSEPHAKLDSICGGESGE, from the coding sequence ATGTTTCGGACTCCCCTGTTGAGTCTTGCCGCTGTCTTTGGTCTCGGGCTTTCGAGCGCTCTTGCGGCGGGCTTGCCTGCCACCTCCGCGCAGGCGACCGCGCCCTCTGCTGCCACCACGCCTCATGCCGCCGCGGCGGCACATGTGGCCGGGCCGCTGGCGATGCCTACGTTCAAGCCGCTCAGGAAGCATCCTGTTGTGGCGCTGAGCTTTGACGATCTGCCGGCGGCGGGCGGGCTGCGGCCGGGCGAGTCGCGCGTCAGCATTCTCACGGCGCTCAGTCACGAGCTGCGGGCCGCGCACATGAAGGGCGTCTATGGCTATGTGAATGCCGTGGATCTGCCGGGCGACCCGGATTGCCAGCATGCGCTCGAAATCTGGATGCGGGCCGGCATGCGGCTCGGCAGCCATACCTGGTCGCATCCCGCGCTCGATGACGTGACGGCCAGCGCCTACGAGGCCAACATCGCGAAGAACGAGCCCTATGTGCAGCAGTACGCGGACGCGAACGGCAAGAAGACGGACTGGCACTGGTTCCGGTACCCGTATCTCGAAGAGGGCAACACGGCCGAAAAGCATGAGGACGTGCGCCGCTGGCTCCGCGCGCATGGCTACCGCGTGGCCGAGGTGACGCTGAATTTCAACGACGACGACTGGGGCGACGCCTATCTGCGCTGCAAAGAGAAGGGCGACACGGCCGGCATCGACTGGCTGGAGAAGAGCTACCTCGCCAGCGCCGCCGCCTACATCCCAGTGGAGCGCCAGCGCGAGCAGATCGCCTTCGGGCATGAGATTCCGAACGTGCTGCTGCTGCACGGCACCGAGTTCACGACGCTGATGCTGCCGCGCCTGATTACGCTGTTGCGGAGCGAGGGCTTCCGCTTCTCGACCGTACCCAAAGTGGAGCGCAACCGCGCCTACCGCACCGATCCGGTGGTGGGCATTCCGGGGGGAGCGAATTTCACCAACGAAGTGCTGGCGATGCGCGGCATCAAGGTGCCCTACCCGAAGGCGCTCAGCGAGCCGCATGCGAAGCTCGACAGCATTTGCGGTGGAGAGAGCGGCGAATAA
- a CDS encoding ATP-binding protein — protein MDPVRNPYAPGAGSPPPALAGRTTILQDANVRLQRLRLGRSAKSLMLVGLRGVGKTVLLDQIRHDAESMGMQTVRIEAPEHRSLPALLAPALRLALLNLSKKEAAKDYAIRALRALAGFAGKLKVTYSDIEVGLDYDPEPGLADNGDLEGDLSTLLKQAGMAAKAAGTALIIFIDELQYVEEPQLAALISALHRCAQEKLPVTVIGAGLPQLRGRMGEAKSYAERLFDFPEIGPLSSTDATDAIVKPVRQEGVEIEDLAVKSIVEKTHGYPYFLQEWGKHTWDLAAKSPIRQSDVIEASDEAIAALDESFFRVRFDRLTPTEKKYLRAMAELGPGPHRSGDIADELGRTVQSLGPTRASLIGKGMVWSPTHGDTAFTVPLFDEFMKRIMPGDEWRSLGA, from the coding sequence ATGGATCCTGTTCGTAACCCGTATGCCCCTGGCGCTGGCAGCCCGCCGCCTGCTCTGGCGGGTCGCACCACCATCCTGCAGGACGCGAACGTGCGCCTGCAGCGGCTTCGCCTTGGTCGCTCGGCGAAGAGTCTGATGCTGGTCGGTCTCCGGGGTGTTGGTAAGACTGTGCTACTCGATCAGATTCGCCACGACGCAGAGTCTATGGGCATGCAGACTGTTCGCATTGAGGCTCCAGAGCATCGCTCTCTCCCCGCTTTGCTTGCTCCAGCCTTGCGCCTGGCCCTGCTCAATTTGAGCAAGAAGGAAGCGGCGAAAGACTACGCCATCCGGGCGCTTCGGGCGCTGGCCGGTTTTGCGGGAAAGTTGAAGGTGACCTATAGCGATATCGAAGTGGGACTCGATTACGATCCGGAACCAGGACTGGCCGACAACGGCGATCTGGAAGGAGACCTTTCGACATTGTTGAAGCAGGCTGGTATGGCTGCCAAAGCTGCTGGGACTGCTCTCATTATCTTCATTGACGAACTGCAATACGTCGAAGAACCCCAATTGGCCGCGCTGATTTCAGCGCTTCACCGCTGCGCGCAGGAGAAGCTGCCTGTGACTGTGATCGGTGCCGGCTTACCGCAGTTGCGTGGACGCATGGGGGAGGCAAAATCCTACGCCGAGCGGTTATTCGACTTCCCGGAAATCGGACCTTTAAGTTCCACTGATGCTACGGATGCCATCGTGAAACCTGTGCGACAGGAAGGGGTGGAAATTGAGGATCTCGCGGTGAAAAGCATCGTCGAGAAAACTCATGGCTATCCCTACTTCTTGCAGGAGTGGGGAAAGCATACGTGGGACCTTGCCGCCAAGAGTCCCATTCGCCAGAGCGATGTTATCGAAGCCTCCGATGAAGCGATCGCGGCTCTGGATGAGAGCTTTTTCCGCGTTCGTTTTGACCGGTTGACTCCAACCGAGAAGAAATACCTGCGGGCAATGGCGGAACTTGGGCCGGGACCCCATCGGTCGGGAGACATTGCAGACGAATTAGGGCGGACCGTGCAGTCGCTGGGGCCAACACGCGCCAGCCTGATAGGCAAGGGGATGGTCTGGAGTCCGACGCATGGAGATACAGCATTCACAGTGCCTCTCTTCGATGAATTCATGAAACGCATCATGCCCGGGGATGAGTGGAGATCTTTGGGCGCCTGA
- the rmuC gene encoding DNA recombination protein RmuC, producing MPLVAIVFVVAALGAGIAVGAWFGSRLAASERRAEKAQSEAALQAAQAQLDPARQQAAELALLTEELRAQVAEARDKAARAETEAARLPDLRAALDASEEDKARLRQELSAAQAEMARLGTQLRNERDNAQEKLQMLMGAREELTNQFKTLAQSILEEKSKVFTEQNQANLGQLLTPIREKFTEFQQKVTELRDQGIKSSAELGQQIKGLSDLNQQLSKEANSLVEALKGSSKTQGDWGEFILEQILESAGLQKDRQYRVQESFTREDGTRAQPDVIVSLPEGKHLIVDSKVSLRDYSDYCAAEEDAAHEASLARHLAAIHAHIKELSRRNYHTLYGLRSIDFVVMFVPIEPAYMLALAHDSSLWQKAWEQNVLLVGPSTLLFVVRTVAQLWRQEDQTRNVQEIVRRGGELYDKLSAFAKDLTDVGKNLDAARASYDEAYKKLAQGRGNAIRQAELLRQLGVKATKKLPGELVEMARGEHGAAEMEGGQLSLAAAADEESSEDGE from the coding sequence ATGCCTCTTGTTGCCATCGTCTTCGTAGTAGCCGCCCTGGGGGCGGGAATCGCCGTGGGAGCCTGGTTTGGCTCGCGCCTGGCCGCCAGCGAGCGGCGGGCGGAAAAAGCCCAGTCCGAGGCCGCCCTGCAGGCCGCGCAGGCACAGCTTGACCCCGCGCGCCAGCAGGCCGCCGAACTGGCCCTCCTGACCGAGGAGCTGCGCGCCCAGGTGGCCGAGGCCCGCGACAAGGCCGCCCGCGCCGAAACCGAAGCCGCACGCCTGCCCGACCTGCGCGCCGCGCTCGACGCCTCAGAAGAAGACAAAGCGCGCCTGCGGCAGGAACTCTCGGCCGCGCAGGCGGAGATGGCACGGCTCGGCACCCAGCTTCGCAATGAGCGCGACAACGCGCAGGAGAAGCTGCAGATGCTGATGGGCGCGCGCGAGGAGCTGACAAACCAGTTCAAGACGCTGGCCCAGAGCATTCTTGAGGAGAAATCAAAGGTCTTTACCGAGCAGAACCAGGCCAATCTCGGGCAATTGCTCACGCCGATTCGCGAGAAATTCACCGAATTTCAGCAGAAGGTCACCGAACTGCGCGACCAGGGCATCAAGAGCAGCGCCGAGCTGGGCCAGCAGATCAAGGGGCTGAGCGATCTCAACCAGCAACTCTCAAAAGAGGCCAACAGCCTGGTGGAGGCGCTCAAAGGCTCGTCGAAGACGCAGGGCGACTGGGGCGAGTTCATTCTGGAGCAGATTCTGGAGTCGGCCGGGCTGCAGAAGGACCGGCAATACCGCGTGCAGGAGAGCTTCACCCGCGAGGACGGCACGCGCGCGCAGCCGGACGTGATTGTCTCGCTGCCCGAGGGCAAGCACCTCATCGTGGACTCAAAGGTGTCTCTGCGCGACTACAGCGACTACTGCGCGGCCGAAGAGGACGCCGCCCATGAGGCCTCCCTTGCGCGTCACCTGGCCGCCATTCACGCGCACATCAAGGAGCTTTCGCGCCGCAACTATCACACGCTCTATGGGCTGCGCTCGATCGACTTTGTGGTGATGTTCGTGCCCATTGAGCCAGCCTATATGCTCGCGCTGGCGCATGACAGCAGCCTGTGGCAGAAGGCCTGGGAGCAGAATGTGCTGCTGGTGGGCCCGAGCACCTTGCTGTTTGTGGTGCGCACCGTCGCCCAGCTCTGGCGGCAGGAGGACCAGACGCGCAATGTACAGGAGATCGTCCGTCGCGGCGGCGAACTCTATGACAAGCTCTCGGCCTTTGCCAAAGACCTGACGGACGTGGGCAAGAATCTGGATGCGGCCCGCGCCTCCTATGATGAGGCCTATAAAAAGCTCGCGCAGGGGCGCGGCAACGCCATTCGCCAGGCCGAATTGCTGCGCCAGCTCGGCGTGAAAGCGACCAAAAAGCTGCCCGGCGAGCTGGTGGAAATGGCCCGCGGCGAGCACGGCGCAGCAGAGATGGAAGGCGGCCAGCTCTCGCTTGCCGCGGCAGCCGACGAAGAATCGAGCGAAGACGGCGAATAG
- a CDS encoding HIT family protein, producing MDYLWTPWRYAYVTSADKALRPGIAPELDAYYPAGQESRCVFCNLLGSVDAAIAAGMPPDDAEQAALLVARGRHNYLCLNRFPYTAGHVMVVPYVHQASLAALAPEAAEEMMTMAQKVEQVLAGVYHPEGFNFGLNLGKAAGAGVDTHLHFHAMPRWTGDTNFMTVVAETRILPEDLKVTWQRLRTAWAE from the coding sequence ATGGACTACCTCTGGACCCCTTGGCGGTACGCGTACGTCACCTCGGCGGATAAAGCCCTGCGGCCCGGGATCGCTCCGGAACTGGACGCCTACTATCCCGCCGGGCAGGAATCGCGCTGCGTCTTCTGCAATCTGCTCGGTTCGGTCGATGCCGCCATCGCCGCCGGCATGCCCCCGGACGACGCCGAGCAGGCCGCCCTGTTGGTCGCCCGCGGCCGGCACAATTACCTCTGCCTCAATCGCTTTCCTTACACCGCCGGTCACGTGATGGTGGTGCCCTACGTGCATCAGGCATCGCTCGCCGCCCTCGCCCCTGAGGCCGCCGAGGAGATGATGACGATGGCCCAGAAGGTCGAGCAGGTGCTCGCCGGGGTCTACCACCCCGAGGGCTTCAACTTTGGCCTCAACCTCGGCAAGGCCGCCGGGGCCGGCGTCGATACCCACCTCCACTTCCACGCCATGCCGCGTTGGACCGGCGACACCAACTTCATGACCGTCGTCGCCGAGACCCGCATCCTGCCCGAAGACCTCAAAGTGACCTGGCAGCGGCTGCGCACCGCCTGGGCGGAGTGA